The window catttttaattatttattattaagacaAGCATAATCACAAAATAATGTCCAAAAATGACTAACATTACGACATTCGGCTGGAATTAAGTGTGGCGTACATGTGACAAATATTATATGACGAATAGTATTTTCTACTATAAATTTCAGATACTCATGaaagttttatttgtttatttatttaaaagctgGAACTCTgaaaaaacaaagaaagatTACAACTtagtaaaaagtaaaatattaagcTATGCGCCTATACCACATAAGATCTATGAACTCACAGTTTATGTAACCCTCTGCCACTTTTGGAGCTACTATTCTTGTTATCATTTCCGGacgtacaaaaaaaagatcaaaaatctaatttatatttaatttatattaatgaaaggCGATCATAAAGCCAAGAATAGAAACGGATATTTTAAGAAAAGGAATCACTTCTTTTTGATTGgtctttttcatttattgcTTCTTTCCTTGATCATTCAGGGATTTATTGTACTTGTTTCAGACctttattttttgtctcctctggcagattttttttttgaacgtcgaaaatttttaataaatatcattaattataagatCATATATTGAAGTTTGAAATCATTGTTACAGCTAATACAATAATTCTTTCCAAAATAGTTTGTTCTTTCATTAGAGTTAAACAAATCATGTGTgctaaaatttaatactaaattttaaatatttaattctgttAGACCGTTATAATAGtatagatatttattattaaaattttaataagagCTAAGTTATTAAATAGTCTATTTCAAATAAGTATCATTTCTTTGCccaataaaatcaaataatcaagtgcctatatttataatacctaatatttttaaaatatacatatccatattgttttaaattgattgcttttaaaaatgaaaattatatattcgTAGAATCACCAAATGTGTTTACctgaaaatttcataatatcctaatgttcattaaaattatactcaAAGATTAATATCGAAATCATTTTCTATGgtaatatattctatatattaatcaaaattatgttaatattttCATGTAAGCAACAAGAAAATAGTATATTTGcttaccattattattaaaatttatatcgaTATCAAATTTGATTTCTTCTGAAAGATAATctaaagataatattaaatttgattaaatcataattatgaaattaatatattattaataaaaaatagtcaccattatttttattttcaaataatttttttcttttaatggaACCTAcatagtataaaatattaatttgtatcATGAGTTTAATAGATTGTCAacataattcaattttatatcataCCACTATCATTTTTGTCttcaattaaatcattttcatattttcttttacctttaaaaggaataatatacagtcattaatatttacataaattgacaaaaaaaaaataaataaataaattattaatagttaccAGTAGATGTCTTGTTGTTTTTccgataataattaaattgttctaaataattaatttaaaataaataaaatcaaaagctaaatattatgtatattatggatacaatttttttacataatataccAAACCTGCTATATTTCCTAAGTTAATAGATTGATGACTTCTTAAACTCCTTAAAGACATTGCAGTACTGATCATGCCGCTTAAATTTCTACTCTTGTAAATTGCATTTGGGTTATTAGTCGTTACAGGTCCAATATCTGATGATTTTACAATTTCGGTTGGGTTTTTATTACAGGAATTTTTCCATTCCTCGTCtttcattttatcaattttgtcATATATATCAGTGGCATGTGGCCTTTTTTCTGGATCGGAATGCCagcattctttcattaattcaatatagcCGTTAGGTGCATTTGTTACAATAGGTGGTCGTAAAccatcaaaaatttcaataataagttCTGTATCATGATTTCGATCCCAAAAAGGTCTTCTACCTGTCATTAATTCCCACATAATTattccaaaactatatatatctgaagctttagtatatttttttccttgaaAAATCTCCGGAGCCATATAAGGGATAAttccataattttcattacaTGAAGATTCAGTTGTAGATTTACTTATACCCAAATCACCTATTGttattttatcaacaaatacaatatttttattaccaaTAAAGATATTTCCGCTGTGGAAATCCCTATGGATAATATTTGCGTCATGTATATTGGCAAGTccttgcattatttttttcaattttgctAACTTTTTACGCCAACCAACATCATAAAAACAATTAGTTATATAATTGATCAGATCACCTGAATCATAATATGGCAtgataatcattatattttgagAATTAGGATCCTGAGTAATTCCAAAATATTTgcatacataattattattagtatgatacttgtaataatcatttttctgTTTTGAAGAATAGTTATAATATACCTTGagctataatttaaaaagtttagtaattaatttgtttattttaaattggaactttttggtttaaatagaatatttaccTCGTTCAACTCCTTAGATGTGAtgttattagaattattaagttttttgaGGACTACTGGATAATTACCCAAACGATTGCTACTTCTATAATTCCAACCCCTAACTGGACCTTTAATCCAAATGGCTTTATAAACTTTACTAAATCCTCCTTCAGCAATAAATTCTATGTTTTTGAATTGATCATAAGGAACAAATTCCATTTTTCCTGCATTTTTAACTAGACTAATTTGAGTATTTctgataaaatcatcaataactTTGTTTCCACTTTGTTTTACATTATATCTCTTTACTTCATAACAAACATGACAAATCAGATGACTTTTTTTTGCAGGTTTCCTTCTTTTATTACATTCGTTAcattttctctttttgtaTTTTGATTTAACAATGGTTTGTGTAAGTTGAATTAAAGACGTATTGTTTGGCAATATAAAATCAGTTTTACATTcataatttgttatttgttccatgtttttttataaaggaaAATTAGCCTTTCAGTTTTTCAAAAACTATCTTATATATACGTCTTTAAAAATGTCCTTGTTAAACAAGGAATTCGGTTTTCAAATTCTATAATTCTATATGTGATTTCTAAGAAGTTTCTAatggaaatataattttctaagAAATCTTCCATAGGATGCAAGAAACTATTTAGTCTTACTAACAGTAACATTCTTAGAAACTTCCAATGACTTAATTTGGAATAGAAGTAGTGTTGGAATTTGGAAGAATCAGAGCTTCCAACCTTCCAATGAATATCATTGTATTACGTGATACATACAACTAACGTACTATTAATTGTGGATCCGTTTTACAAACATTCGCATTTCTCATTATTATGAATCCTTGTTTAAaaacaagaaataaaaaatcaatgattgctaaaaaaaaaaagataattcatgaatatgtttttatttatgttacatactgtatatgaaaattataataattataaacctttataaatatgaatttttactcaaaaatgcaaaattgttacgcatatttaaataacaagcAATGAATGGAACatcaataatatattgaatatatatattggtgaatttatactttttattttttaactgttACGTTGCGACATTTCATCATAGTCAATTGaattagttaatattaaaatgataaaattttcttggCCTTATACTAAAAATGGGTTacttaaaattgtaatttaaacaTGTGATTGCAGTTGAACaataaaatatggaaaataatGATCTAATATTTGTTCACCATTCTGACCATcttaaaactaatttttgcTCACCAAATTTGATCTAAATGTCGTCTGGAAATGGATCGGCGTGTCTATAATTAGAAATGTTCCGGCttgtaatattttcttaaaaattttgttttatagcGGTATTTTATTTGAGTGGATTTAGTTTTACACaattttttcaagtttttcaTATCTGGAATTATTATAAGCCAGaacttaattttaatgataacgTTTAAcgctaatattatttaaaacaaaaacaatAATGTCCAATGATGATATCCGTTCGTCTAAAGGATCTTCGTGCGATAGAACATTTTGTtctaaataactttatttgtaataataaaagtgataatTTTGCTAAAGCAGAAATACAtcatacattttaaaaattagaatatagtgaaatttaaaaagatttaacatttttatgatatataattcaaatatatagTAAACTAATTGTTTACTATTCTTCAAATTCCTCAATCACTTCAGAATGTTGAGGAACATTTTTTTCAcctattacaataataaaattaaataaatcattaattaatttttaaaataaaataaaataaaataaaacgaaTATAATCATAAGCTTACTTTTTCTGGTTTGCTTTGGTAATAAGCATTTGTGAATATTAGGCAAGACACCACCTTGAGCAATTGTAATGTGaccaaataatttacttaattcatcatcattacgAATGGCCAATTGTAAATGACGAGGAATAATTCTAGATTTCTTGTTATCATGAGCAGCATTACCAGCAAGTTCAACTATTTCAGCTATCAAATATTCAATAGTCGCAGCAAGGTAGACGGGTGCACTGGTACCAATACGTGATGAATAATTTCCTTTTCGAAGAAAACGATGAATACGTCCAACTGGAAATTGGAGACCAGCCtgtaaaattatagtttttaataatgagGTAATCGATATATtaattagagaatttttttcttttgaaagtgagaattttaatttaattgaaatactttatttattttttttttttgataacaaaaCATACTTTTGTAGTTcttgaaaatttcttttttgattttgattcattttttcCAATACTTGAtccattcattttttttttaatttttattatttaaacgaatttatcttttttttttgttaaaaaaaaaaaatatataaagtgaatataagtttatcaaaattaatatgattctttttatttcctttatcattaaaattttttttttatagtatgaGAATTTGtaagattaatataattaatcatattattaatacctCATATTTCATgcaaatttaatttctaaCTTACCAATTATATCATTGGGAAAATTACAAATGtatgatgataattttaataaattaaactagtagtttaataaataagattcTCACGTTCTATCATTATATTGAAGATACTGCGTAAAAGTTGAATTCCGACCTTCAACCTTACGCAATAATGATGTATTGAATCTAATAATATGTTACACATAACGTTGATAAAACAACACCAACTTCCATTACCAGAAAATTATACGATCATTATGATGAATTATACAACATGAACAAAATTTATGAATGTATTGATATATTGGTAGATATTAAATGgcataattaaaataattacattacaacaattttaacaattacAGAATTACAAACCTTAcacctattaaaaattaagggAAAATACAAATCGACGCTGTCAGTTTTGCAAtatcattatcaatatttgaattaaataataaaggttACTATTAACTTTGTTATGAATAATTCTCAGTTTAAAAAGTtgctataaataattttaaacaaagaGAACAAACGAAAGATTTTCAGAAGGACTGGGAACGTTCAGCAATATCATTGCTTGTTATagcattttcaaataaatggcTCCATTGCCTTTATAAATgtcatttctttattttaaacgttttttcagttacaaaatttcgatatactgtatgtatacATCAtggaattaaataatgtagTAAATGAATATCTTTCATCATCTGATACGTTATAATATAacagttaaattatatattcaattttattggcAAAACACGCAAACACTcgttatttacaattattacattagaattactgtatattatattcatgattatgacaataatttataaaatacacatttttttaaaaaaacgttaattacCAAACTAGaacttataatattttattcatttacaAAAAGTTATAAACTGAACCATTTTAGTAGCACaccaattattataaatttccaaCTATATATTGTTATTGCATATAGTATACTCTTTACTTTATCCTTGATCTATCACTCATAAAAATTTACGTATAGTGTCTTCTAGTGT of the Rhizophagus irregularis chromosome 3, complete sequence genome contains:
- a CDS encoding histone H2A, whose translation is MNGSSIGKNESKSKKKFSRTTKAGLQFPVGRIHRFLRKGNYSSRIGTSAPVYLAATIEYLIAEIVELAGNAAHDNKKSRIIPRHLQLAIRNDDELSKLFGHITIAQGGVLPNIHKCLLPKQTRKSEKNVPQHSEVIEEFEE